One Onychostoma macrolepis isolate SWU-2019 chromosome 15, ASM1243209v1, whole genome shotgun sequence DNA segment encodes these proteins:
- the taok1a gene encoding serine/threonine-protein kinase TAO1, with protein sequence MPNAVRAGSLKDPEIADLFFKEDPEKLFSDLREIGHGSFGAVYFARDVRTSEVVAIKKMSYSGKQSNEKWQDIIKEVKFLQRIKHPNSIEYKGCYLREHTAWLVMEYCLGSASDLLEVHKKPLQEMEIAAITHGALQGLAYLHSHNMIHRDIKAGNILLTEPGQVKLADFGSASIASPANSFVGTPYWMAPEVILAMDEGQYDGKVDIWSLGITCIELAERKPPLFNMNAMSALYHIAQNESPALQSSEWTDYFRNFVDSCLQKLPHDRPNSEELLKHAFVQRERPESVLMDLIQRTKDAVRELDNLQYRKMKKILFQEAHNGPAAEVQDDEEEVEHSVGRTGTVNSVGSNQSIPSMSISASSQSSSVNSLPDATDATDDNKSEVDLMEKDQTIIPNSSMIHVKPEEESYQEETEVQKQPTELQSPPAQTPRRQYRNREHFATIRTASLVTRQIQEHEQDSEVREQMSGYKRMRRQHQKHLLALENKLKGEMDEHRLKLDKELENQRNSFAAEMDKLIKKHQCTMEKDAKTFTNDEKKFLQHIQSQQKKELNSFLESQKREYKLRKEQLKEELNENQSTPKKEKQEWLSKQKENFQHFQAEEEANLLRRQRQYLELECRRFKRRILIARHNVEQDLMREELNKRQTQKDLEHAMLLRHHESMQELEFRHLSNIQKMRAEQIRLQHQTELTNQLEYNKRRERELRRKHVMEVRQQPKSLKSKELQIKKQFQDACKTQTRQYKALRNQLLESIPKPEHKTMLKRLKEEQTRKLAILAEQYDHTINNMLSTQALRLDEAQEAECQVLRMQLQQELELLNAYQSKIKMQTDAQQERERKELEQRVSLRRALLETKIEEEMLTLQNERTERIRSLLERQAREIEAFDSESMRLGFSNMVLANISPEGLSHSFPGAPGSWIPHQHHSDGSQGTQWGSSSGSGAGHHYHSSQGGAQAQQGWGQAIPGGGLPPWGHSPSGPQGAMPKSSVGMRNSPQALRRTTSAGRTEQGMSRSTSITSQISNGSHLSYT encoded by the exons ATGCCCAACGCTGTTCGCGCGGGGAGTCTGAAGGACCCCGAGATCGCAGATCtcttttttaaagaagaccCTGAAAAACTCTTCTCAGACCTGAGAGAGATCGGTCATGGCAGCTTCGGCGCTGTATACTTT gcacgGGATGTGCGGACCTCAGAGGTGGTGGCCATCAAGAAAATGTCATATAGTGGAAAACAGTCCAATGAG aaatggCAGGATATAATAAAGGAGGTGAAATTCCTTCAGAGGATAAAGCACCCAAACAGCATAGAGTATAAAGGATGCTACCTGCGAGAGCACACAGCATGG ctgGTTATGGAGTACTGTCTGGGGTCTGCCTCAGATCTCCTCGAGG TACACAAAAAACCTTTACAAGAGATGGAAATAGCAGCGATTACTCATGGTGCTTTGCAGGGGTTGGCGTACCTTCACTCCCACAACATGATTCACAG GGATATCAAGGCTGGGAACATTCTGCTCACAGAGCCTGGACAGGTGAAGCTGGCAGATTTCGGTTCTGCTTCAATCGCCTCTCCTGCTAATTCATTTGTGGGTACTCCTTATTG GATGGCCCCAGAGGTGATCCTGGCCATGGATGAGGGTCAGTATGATGGAAAGGTTGACATCTGGTCTCTAGGAATAACCTGTATTGAATTAG CTGAAAGAAAACCACCACTCTTTAACATGAATGCAATGAGTGCCTTATACCACATTGCGCAGAACGAGAGTCCAGCCCTGCAGTCCAGTGAATG GACGGACTACTTCAGAAACTTTGTGGACTCCTGCTTACAGAAGTTGCCCCACGATAGACCCAACTCTGAAGAACTGCTGAAA CATGCGTTTGTCCAGCGTGAGCGGCCGGAGTCAGTGCTTATGGACCTGATCCAACGCACCAAAGATGCTGTGAGAGAGCTGGACAACCTGCAGTACCGCAAAATGAAAAAGATCCTCTTCCAGGAGGCCCACAACGGCCCTGCGGCAGAGGTCCAAGACGACGAGGAG GAGGTAGAGCACAGTGTTGGCCGCACAGGCACAGTGAACAGTGTGGGCAGTAACCAGTCCATCCCTAGCATGTCCATCAGTGCGAGCTCACAGAGCAGCTCGGTTAACAGCCTGCCTGACGCCACAGACGCCACCGACGATAACAAGAGCGAGGTGGACCTGATGGAGAAAGACCAAACCATCATACCCAACAGCTCCATGATTCATGTCAAACCG GAGGAAGAGAGCTACCAGGAAGAAACCGAGGTTCAGAAACAGCCCACAGAGCTTCAGTCTCCCCCAGCACAGACACCACGGCGTCAATACCGGAATCGAGAGCACTTTGCCACCATTCGCACAGCCTCCCTG GTGACGCGTCAGATTCAAGAACACGAGCAGGACTCTGAGGTGCGCGAGCAGATGTCTGGCTACAAACGAATGCGCAGGCAGCACCAGAAACACCTTCTGGCCCTCGAGAACAAGCTGAAGGGCGAGATGGATGAGCACAGACTCAAGCTAGACAAAGAACTGGAGAACCAGAGGAACAGCTTTGCTGCTGAGATGGACAAACTCATCAAGAAGCACCAATGCACCATGGAGAAAGAT GCCAAGACTTTTACCAACGATGAAAAGAAATTCCTGCAGCACATTCAGAGCCAGCAGAAGAAGGAGCTCAACAGCTTCCTGGAGTCTCAGAAACGCGAGTACAAACTGCGCAAAGAACAGCTCAAAGAG GAGCTGAATGAGAACCAGTCCACACCAAAGAAGGAGAAGCAGGAGTGGCTGTCCAAGCAGAAGGAGAACTTCCAGCACTTCCAGGCAGAGGAGGAGGCCAACCTACTTCGCCGGCAGCGGCAGTATTTGGAGCTTGAGTGCCGCAGGTTCAAACGGCGAATTCTCATTGCACGTCACAACGTGGAGCAAGATCTAATGAGAGAG GAGCTGAATAAGCGTCAGACGCAGAAGGATCTAGAGCACGCCATGCTGCTCCGACACCATGAGTCTATGCAGGAGCTGGAGTTCAGACACCTGAGCAACATCCAAAAGATGCGTGCAGAGCAGATCCGCCTGCAGCACCAGACAGAGCTCACCAACCAGCTGGAGTACAACAAGCGCAGGGAGAGGGAGCTCAGACGGAAACACGTCATGGAGGTCCGACAGCAGCCCAAGAGCCTCAAG TCCAAAGAGCTCCAGATCAAGAAACAGTTCCAGGATGCATGTAAGACCCAGACCCGGCAGTACAAAGCCCTGCGAAACCAGCTGCTGGAGAGCATACCAAAACCTGAACACAAGACCATGCTGAAGAGACTGAAGGAAGAGCAAACCAGGAAACTAGCAATCCTCGCTGAACAGTATGACCACACCATCAACAACATGCTCTCCACACAGGCT TTGCGTCTAGACGAGGCGCAGGAGGCGGAGTGTCAGGTGCTGCGGATGCAGCTGCAGCAGGAGTTGGAGTTGTTGAATGCATATCAAAGTAAGATCAAGATGCAGACGGATGCTCAGCAGGAGCGAGAGAGGAAGGAGCTGGAGCAGAGAGTGTCCCTCCGGAGAGCCCTACTGGAGACTAAG ATCGAAGAGGAGATGTTGACCTTGCAGAACGAGCGCACAGAGCGGATCCGTAGCCTGCTGGAGCGTCAGGCCAGAGAAATCGAGGCCTTCGACTCAGAGAGCATGCGCTTGGGCTTTAGCAACATGGTGTTGGCTAACATCTCTCCTGAGGGCCTCAGCCACAGCTTCCCAGGGGCCCCGGGCAGTTGGATCCCCCATCAGCATCACTCAGATGGCTCTCAGGGGACACAGTGGGGCAGCAGCTCTGGTTCAGGGGCCGGCCACCACTACCACTCCAGTCAGGGAGGAGCACAGGCCCAGCAGGGCTGGGGCCAAGCCATCCCAGGAGGTGGGCTTCCTCCATGGGGCCACTCTCCTTCGGGCCCCCAAGGGGCCATGCCAAAAAGCAGCGTAGGGATGCGTAACAGCCCTCAGGCACTTAGGAGGACCACCTCAGCGGGGCGCACTGAGCAGGGCATGAGTAGGAGCACCAGCATCACATCTCAGATATCCAACGGTTCGCACCTGTCTTACACATAG
- the tp53i13 gene encoding uncharacterized protein tp53i13 — MSRQVIILSVLICLCVTRCCPSRLTHCDNGKTNLVTDLPGPDELLCQELWPQSQTNMADIDTKHTIKAADYICMDTPITYNNRIPTHGPYRPVEAESGEYLYCPPQRWLHNLKNGALVFLYHPCVSAEAHRSLAGLAHSCLSHYILTPHPWLSQHRPLAVVSWGRSLEMSHITLGVCDWLFSISSNISQANTSQRAKYNLYLTKPAPMDKPEDTSQEMSKAERLKFLKNCCTERLFELQRTRGRTRKSRMVVKQPLKEVKDDVKPDELNNTESAKLNHTDTLPQNHTKEMASFSVLAVTQSLSSAKDSKEPGDSAKDKSKTTEKQFPQNNMTERHKYQTDRKTHKKTITEAKKHRIKTDTKAQRSGSECGELGQCGVSDSSKSPHLGGPLRGERIPIQRTDEAVWAAGALGFLLVLLTLSVLHTRLYRHWRSSTSLYWHDNQQDYESVGDIIRRRLRMVGRRKRRSSQNRRQECPLLSNSSNEENSD, encoded by the exons ATGAGCCGTCAAGTGATCATCCTGTCTGTGTTGATTTGTCTCTGTGTGACACGGTGTTGCCCCTCCAGACTGACACACTGCGACAATGGCAAG ACAAATCTGGTCACAGACCTACCAGGACCTGACGAGCTTTTGTGTCAAGAGCTTTGGCCACAGTCACAGACG AATATGGCTGATATTGACACAAAACATACTATAAAG GCTGCTGATTACATCTGTATGGACACACCCATTACATATAATAACCGCATACCCACCCA tggtcCTTACCGGCCTGTTGAGGCAGAGAGTGGAGAGTATCTTTACTGCCCCCCTCAGCGCTGGCTACACAACCTCAAA AATGGAGCGCTGGTGTTTCTGTATCACCCGTGTGTCTCAGCGGAAGCTCACAGGAGTTTGGCGGGGTTGGCTCACTCGTGTCTGTCTCATTACATCCTCACACCTCACCCCTGGCTCAGCCAACACAGA CCTTTAGCGGTCGTATCGTGGGGTCGCTCACTAGAGATGTCTCACATCACGCTGGGGgtttgtgattggttgttttcCATTTCCTCCAATATTAGTCAAGCTAATACAAGCCAAAGAGCAAAGTACAATCTATATTTGACAAAACCAGCACCTATGGACAAACCAGAGGACACCAGTCAAGAGATGTCCAAAGCGGAGAGATTAAAG TTCCTTAAAAACTGCTGCACGGAGAGACTCTTTGAGCTACAGAGGACCAGAGGGAGAACCAGGAAGAGCAGGATGGTTGTCAAACAACCACTGAAAGAAGTGAAAGATGACGTCAAACCAGACGAACTTAACAACACAGAGAGTGCAAAACTGAACCATACAGACACGCTACCACAAAATCATACAAAAGAGATGGCCTCCTTCTCAGTGCTAGCTGTTACACAatctctcagttctgcaaaggACTCTAAAGAGCCTGGAGACAGTGCTAAAGACAAATCAAAGACAACTGAGAAgcaatttccacaaaataatATGACTGAAAGACATAAATAccaaacagacagaaaaacacataaGAAAACTATAACAGAAGCTAAGAAGCATCGCATTAAGACTGACACAAAGGCTCAGAGGTCTGGATCTGAATGCGGGGAGCTTGGACAGTGTGGAGTCTCAGACTCCTCAAAGTCTCCTCATTTGGGAGGGCCACTGAGGGGCGAGAGGATACCCATACAACGTACAGATGAGGCCGTGTGGGCAGCAGGCGCTTTGGGATTCCTCTTAGTGCTCCTCACCCTGTCTGTGCTCCATACACGCCTCTATCGCCACTGGAGATCTTCAACTAGTCTCTACTGGCACGACAACCAGCAAGACTATGAGAGTGTGGGTG ACATCATCCGGCGGAGGCTTAGGATGGTTGGccggaggaagaggaggagtaGCCAGAACAGGAGGCAGGAATGTCCACTGCTATCTAACTCCAGCAATGAGGAGAACTCAGACTAA